From Nicotiana tabacum cultivar K326 chromosome 20, ASM71507v2, whole genome shotgun sequence, one genomic window encodes:
- the LOC142174643 gene encoding uncharacterized protein LOC142174643, protein MDDSCAIFEQAVKYDWKLEFCEMCLKTGHDCAKIFKKGVKQDQQPRKRRPPSVKRIWKTKEATMASTSEESQKQVEESSKEVEFANNEVQDFSDCVHVLNLNELPRKGDFYTLSNKKQSVDRVYSKFDRAIENDDWMQTYGYMKVEYRLPFISDHALIVITMKRVEPSGKILFRFFNVWIDYPNFLALVEEALRLLSKQLKDTEFRGIKERLKQTRNKLQRIQDQMLSCYSDELVAEEKQLLENLEKLSLIEESILQQKSRAKWIRLEYANSKIQKVIASIISDTQAGFILGRNVADNVLLAHELVKAYSRKNISPRCLIKVDIQKYLSRNLKTLKHEKAFHYHPMCSRLDLTHLSFADDLLLFVRGDATSVALLHDRFNIFSGASGLKANLAKSSIYYGGVNLEVKHNIHQKQGYSQGSLPFRYLGIPLDTKKLFVMQWKPLINKTVARISSWTTKKLSYAGRIQLVQHVIFDIQVYWSQIFIIPVKVVEAIETYCRSYVRSGENIITKKALAARDRMCAPKATGGLNLINLALWNKAAITKTCWELANKKDKLWIKWINSY, encoded by the exons ATGGATGACTCATGCGCTATATTTGAGCAGGCTGTTAAATATGACTGGAAGCTAGAGTTTTGTGAAATGTGTCTTAAAACTGGGCATGACTGtgcaaaaattttcaaaaagggAGTTAAACAAGATCAACAACCCAGGAAAAGGAGACCACCATCAGTGAAGCGGATATGGAAAACTAAAGAAGCAACAATGGCTTCCACTTCAGAGGAAAGTCAAAAACAAGTGGAAGAATCAAGCAAGGAAGTAGAAT TTGCAAACAATGAAGTGCAAGATTTTTCAGACTGTGTGCATGTGTTAAACTTGAATGAGTTGCCTCGGAAGGGAGATTTCTACACTTTATCAAACAAGAAACAAAGTGTTGATCGAGTCTATAGCAAATTTGATAGAGCTATAGAAAATGATGACTGGATGCAAACATATGGGTACATGAAAGTAGAATACAGACTTCCATTTATATCAGATCATGCTCTGATCGTAATAACAATGAAGAGAGTAGAACCAAGCGGTAAGATTCTATTTAGATTCTTTAATGTATGGATTGATTATCCAAACTTCCTGGCATTGGTAGAAGAA GCTCTAAGGCTATTATCGAAGCAATTAAAGGACACAGAGTTTAGAGGTATCAAAGAAAGATTGAAGCAAACTAGAAATAAGCTGCAGAGGATACAAGATCAAATGCTTAGCTGTTACTCAGATGAACTAGTTGCCGAAGAGAAACAACTCTTAGAGAATCTGGAAAAATTGTCATTAATAGAAGAAAGCATTCTTCAACAGAAATCTCGAGCTAAATGGATAAGACTAGAATATGCAAACTCCAA AATTCAGAAAGTTATTGCTTCAATAATTTCAGATACACAAGCAGGGTTCATCCTAGGTAGAAATGTGGCTGATAATGTCTTGCTTGCTCATGAGTTGGTCAAGGCTTATTCAAGGAAGAACATTTCACCAAGATGTCTCATCAAGGTGGATATCCAAAAG TACTTGAGCAGAAATTTGAAGACTTTGAAGCACGAAAAGGCATTCCATTATCATCCCATGTGTTCAAGGCTGGATTTAACTCACTTGAGTTTTGCGGATGATCTCTTACTATTTGTAAGAGGAGATGCTACATCTGTAGCATTACTACATGACAGATTCAATATTTTCTCAGGAGCATCAGGTCTTAAAGCTAACCTAGCCAAAAGCTCTATTTACTATGGAGGAGTTAACCTAGAAGTGAAGCATAACATACATCAAAAACAAGGTTATAGTCAAGGATCTCTCCCTTTCAGATATCTGGGCATACCACTTGACACAAAGAAACTCTTTGTAATGCAATGGAAGCCACTCATTAACAAAACAGTGGCTAGAATATCCTCTTGGACAACAAAGAAGCTCTCATATGCAGGCAGAATCCAATTGGTGCAACATGTAATCTTTGATATTCAAGTTTATTGGTCACAAATCTTCATCATACCAGTTAAAGTTGTTGAAGCAATAGAGACCTATTGTAGAAGCTATGTGCGGTCGGGGGAGAATATAATCACTAAAAAAGCTTTAGCGGCACGAGATAGGATGTGTGCACCTAAAGCAACAGGGGGACTTAACTTGATCAACTTGGCATTATGGAATAAGGCAGCAATCACAAAAACATGCTGGGAATTGGCAAACAAGAAAGATAAGCTTTGGATCAAATGGATCAATAGCTACTAA
- the LOC107825779 gene encoding glyoxysomal fatty acid beta-oxidation multifunctional protein MFP-a-like — protein sequence MSSNPKGRTTIEVGADGVAVITIINPPVNSLSLDVLYSLKESYEQALKRDDVKAIVVTGAKGKFSGGFDISAFGKLQGGTVESPKPGFISVEILTDTVEAARKPSVAAIDGLALGGGLEVAMACHARISTPNAQLGLPELQLGILPGFGGTQRLPRLVGLAKSLEMMLTSKPVKGEEAFNVGLVDAVVSSNQLLDTARKWALDILERRKPWVASLHKTDKIEPLGEAREILKFARVQTRRQAPNLQHPLVCIDVVEEGIVSGPRAGLWKEAEAFQGLLHSDTCKALVNIFFAQRGTTKVPGVTDLGLVPRRIKKVAILGGGLMGSGIATALLLSGYPVILKEVNDKFLQAGMGRVKANLQSSVKKGKMSPEKFEKTLSLLKGSLDYESFRDVDMVIEAVIENVSLKQQIFADLEKYCPSHCILASNTSTIDLNLIGEKTRSQDRIIGAHFFSPAHVMPLLEIVRTQKTSPQVIVDLLDVGKKIRKTPVVVGNCTGFAVNRMFFPYTQAALLLVERGTDVYRIDKAITKFGMPMGPFRLCDLVGFGVAIATGGQFVMNFPERTYKSMLIPLMQEDKRAGETTRKGFYVYDDRRKASPDPEIKKYIEKAREMSGVTIDPKLAKLSDKDIIEMIFFPVVNEACRVLAEGIAVKASDLDISAVMGMGFPPYRGGIIFWADTLGSKYICSRLDEWSRMYGDFFKPCSYLAERAAKGAPLSSTMDPSKSRL from the exons ATGAGTAGCAATCCAAAGGGAAGAACAACAATTGAAGTAGGAGCTGATGGAGTTGCTGTTATTACAATTATTAATCCTCCTGTCAATTCCCTTTCCTTAGACG TGCTGTACAGCTTGAAAGAGAGCTATGAGCAGGCCTTAAAAAGGGATGATGTGAAAGCAATTGTTGTGACAG GTGCAAAGGGCAAGTTCTCTGGTGGTTTTGATATCAGTGCCTTCGGTAAACTGCAAGGAGGAACAG TCGAATCACCAAAACCTGGTTTTATATCTGTGGAGATTCTCACTGACACTGTGGAAG CTGCAAGAAAACCTTCCGTGGCGGCAATTGATGGTCTCGCTCTAGGTGGAGGACTAGAAGTTGCAATG GCTTGTCATGCACGTATTTCTACTCCTAATGCACAACTTGGATTGCCAGAACTTCAACTTGGAATACTTCCTGGATTTGGAG GTACTCAGCGGCTTCCACGCCTCGTGGGTCTTGCTAAGTCCCTCGAAATGATGCTT ACGTCCAAGCCCGTTAAAGGAGAGGAAGCTTTTAATGTGGGCCTTGTTGATGCTGTAGTTTCATCAAACCAATTATTGGATACTGCTCGTAAGTGGGCTCTTGATATTTTGGAACGCAGAAAACCTTGGGTTGCCAGTCTTCATAAAACTGATAAGATAGAGCCTCTTGGTGAGGCAAGGGAAATATTAAAATTTGCAAGAGTTCAAACGCGCAGACAGGCTCCAAATCTCCAGCATCCATTAGTCTGCATTGATGTTgttgaagagggtatagtgtcTGGTCCACGTGCTGGGCTTTGGAAG GAGGCTGAAGCATTCCAAGGTCTTCTACATTCAGACACTTGCAAGGCCTTGGTCAACATTTTCTTTGCTCAGCGTGGAACCACAAAG GTACCTGGAGTGACTGATTTAGGATTAGTACCACGACGCATAAAAAAGGTTGCAATTCTTGGAGGTGGTTTAATGGGTTCTGGAATTGCAACTGCACTGCTGCTTAGTGGCTATCCAGTGATCTTGAAAGAGGTTAATGACAAATTCCTACAGGCCGGGATGGGTAGAGTAAAAG CCAATTTGCAAAGCAGCGTCAAGAAAGGGAAAATGAGTCCAGAGAAGTTTGAAAAGACTCTCTCCCTACTCAAGGGTTCTCTCGATTATGAAAGTTTTAGGGATGTGGACATGGTCATTGAG GCTGTCATCGAGAATGTATCTTTAAAGCAGCAAATATTTGCTGATCTTGAGAAGTATTGCCCTTCACATTGCATTCTAGCAAGTAACACTTCTACGATTGACTTGAATTTGATTGGGGAAAAGACCAGATCTCAAGATCGTATTATCGGAGCTCACTTTTTCAG TCCGGCTCATGTGATGCCACTCTTGGAAATTGTCCGCACCCAGAAGACATCGCCCCAAGTAATTGTAGACTTGCTTGATGTTGGCAAGAAGATAAGGAAAACCCCTGTGGTAGTTGGGAACTGCACTGGGTTTGCTGTCAACAGAATGTTCTTTCCTTACACCCAAGCCGCTCTTTTGTTAGTTGAACGTGGAACAGATGTCTACCGCATCGATAAGGCCATCACTAAATTTGGCATGCCAATGGGTCCCTTCAG ATTATGTGATCTTGTTGGTTTTGGTGTTGCAATTGCCACTGGTGGGcaatttgtgatgaatttcccgGAGAGAACTTACAAATCAATGTTGATACCGCTCATGCAAGAAGATAAAAGAGCTG GTGAAACTACTCGGAAAGGGTTTTATGTATATGACGATAGACGTAAAGCGAGCCCAGATccagaaataaagaaatatatTGAGAAGGCAAGAGAGATGTCTGGTGTTACCATTGACCCTAAG CTGGCAAAACTCTCGGACAAGGACATTATAGAGATGATTTTCTTCCCTGTGGTAAATGAAGCCTGTAGAGTGCTTGCAGAAGGTATTGCAGTCAAAGCTTCCGATCTTGACATTTCTGCTGTTATGGGCATGGGTTTCCCCCCTTACAG GGGAGGGATCATATTCTGGGCAGACACTCTTGGTTCCAAATACATCTGTTCAAGGTTGGATGAGTGGTCAAGAATGTATGGAGACTTTTTCAAGCCTTGCTCCTACCTAGCTGAAAGAGCTGCCAAGGGGGCTCCGCTG AGTTCTACAATGGATCCATCAAAGTCGCGCTTGTAA